A region of Fimbriimonadaceae bacterium DNA encodes the following proteins:
- the livH gene encoding High-affinity branched-chain amino acid transport system permease protein LivH, protein MHLAESLLAGLNFSTLPSQLVNGLLLGAIYALIALGYTMVYGVLRLINFAHGEVYMLGAYSALFTSWYLGFESGKTNNLTTSPLNLIVMLLAAMVICALVGVVIELFAYRPMRNQPRIASLITAIGVSLFLQYGGALFLPNDPPRAINEQINPYRGSMSVTLKDAAKEVTAPLAAAKVELAEADSKYADQLKNEADQFNLSPAGVELRDKKFVAERKVNELQGKANAQSVSLTVPKGQLIMLGASVVLMLLLRQLVLKTATGRAMRAVSHDFDSASLMGVNVGRVIVITFVIGSALAGAAAMMTATFMGTPVSARYGVLPGIKAFVAAVLGGIGNIPGAVLGGILMGVAETVVIWSGYGGYKDAVAFVILIGVLLFKPTGLMGSAKMEKV, encoded by the coding sequence ATGCACCTCGCTGAATCGCTCTTGGCAGGGTTGAACTTTTCAACTCTGCCAAGTCAGTTGGTAAACGGCCTCCTGTTGGGCGCCATCTATGCCCTGATCGCTCTGGGCTACACGATGGTCTATGGCGTCCTCCGCCTCATCAACTTTGCCCACGGCGAGGTTTACATGCTGGGCGCTTATAGCGCCCTCTTCACATCGTGGTACCTCGGGTTTGAAAGCGGCAAGACAAACAACCTGACGACCAGCCCACTGAATCTGATCGTCATGCTGCTGGCCGCGATGGTCATCTGTGCCCTCGTGGGCGTTGTTATCGAGCTGTTCGCCTATCGACCGATGCGCAACCAGCCGCGTATCGCATCGCTGATCACCGCGATCGGCGTCTCCCTGTTTCTGCAGTACGGGGGTGCGCTCTTCTTGCCCAACGATCCGCCCCGCGCGATCAACGAGCAGATCAACCCTTACCGGGGATCCATGAGCGTCACCCTCAAGGATGCCGCGAAAGAGGTCACGGCACCCCTCGCCGCTGCAAAAGTCGAACTTGCTGAGGCGGACTCCAAATATGCGGATCAGCTGAAGAACGAAGCCGACCAATTCAATCTCTCGCCGGCCGGCGTCGAGCTGCGCGACAAGAAGTTCGTAGCCGAACGCAAGGTCAACGAGTTGCAGGGCAAAGCCAATGCCCAGAGCGTCAGCCTTACCGTTCCAAAAGGGCAGCTCATCATGCTGGGTGCGAGTGTGGTACTCATGCTCCTGCTGCGTCAGCTTGTCTTAAAGACAGCCACCGGTCGGGCGATGCGCGCGGTATCTCACGACTTCGATTCGGCATCTCTCATGGGGGTCAACGTCGGCAGGGTTATCGTCATCACCTTTGTCATCGGATCCGCCCTTGCCGGGGCCGCAGCCATGATGACCGCCACGTTTATGGGCACGCCGGTATCCGCTCGCTATGGCGTGCTTCCCGGCATCAAGGCGTTTGTGGCAGCAGTCTTGGGTGGCATCGGCAATATCCCTGGTGCTGTTCTTGGCGGCATTCTCATGGGCGTGGCTGAGACGGTTGTTATTTGGTCCGGCTATGGCGGCTACAAAGATGCCGTTGCATTCGTGATCCTCATTGGTGTTCTGCTCTTTAAACCAACCGGCCTGATGGGCTCGGCGAAGATGGAGAAGGTTTGA
- a CDS encoding Magnesium transporter MgtE, translated as MRNDDKAFIQILKSLAKIDNPDVIREELEDFRPEDVAEAFPRLTVEEQVGVLRQLDAETAAYVLVELPRDTTRGLLDELPDFALAHYLDILPMDEAVELKEDLDPERFENLLELIPREDAQEIRRLLMYPEDSAGRLMTEDFVEVQPDESIESLIDHIRKAPEGEYETVNDIYVLNEDRHLLGVFSLRQALRAPQGATARDVMNDNIIGSTASTPAEEVARQIARYGFYAMPILDERGRMLGIFTVDDAQALLKEEETEDMLKLAGVSGSVEAYLSLDVFQLVKRRLPWLMALFVAEFLTGTVMRHYGNATGQNVLNPITFFIPLLIGAGGNCGSQVTTTITRSLAVGEIRTSDVLLVVRRELMVATVIGLTLGICGYIRAVMWNSGASLSMVVGLALPAIVIWATTIGSMLPLAAKRVGIDPAVMSAPFITTFVDATGLIIYFEIAKQFLGPHLGA; from the coding sequence ATGCGGAACGACGACAAGGCTTTCATCCAAATCCTTAAGTCGCTCGCCAAGATCGACAACCCCGACGTCATCCGGGAGGAGCTTGAGGATTTCCGGCCCGAAGACGTCGCCGAGGCCTTTCCGCGTTTAACTGTCGAGGAACAGGTTGGCGTGCTTCGCCAGCTCGACGCCGAAACCGCTGCCTACGTCCTCGTCGAGCTTCCCCGCGATACCACCCGCGGCTTGCTGGACGAGCTCCCTGACTTTGCCCTCGCCCACTACCTCGACATCCTGCCGATGGACGAGGCGGTCGAGCTCAAGGAAGACCTCGACCCGGAGCGGTTCGAGAACCTCCTTGAGCTGATCCCCCGCGAAGACGCTCAGGAAATTCGGCGCCTCCTCATGTACCCCGAGGACTCCGCCGGACGCTTGATGACCGAGGACTTTGTCGAGGTCCAGCCCGACGAATCGATAGAATCCCTAATCGATCACATCCGAAAGGCACCTGAAGGCGAGTACGAAACCGTCAACGACATCTATGTCCTGAACGAGGATCGCCACCTGCTTGGCGTCTTCAGCCTTCGGCAAGCTCTGCGAGCACCGCAGGGCGCAACGGCGCGCGACGTGATGAACGACAACATCATCGGCAGCACGGCTTCGACACCGGCGGAAGAGGTCGCCCGCCAAATCGCGCGCTACGGCTTCTATGCGATGCCAATTCTCGATGAGCGGGGCCGGATGCTAGGGATCTTCACAGTTGACGATGCCCAGGCGCTCCTCAAGGAAGAGGAAACCGAGGACATGCTCAAACTGGCCGGCGTTTCGGGATCCGTTGAAGCATATCTATCCCTTGACGTGTTCCAACTCGTCAAGCGACGGCTCCCCTGGCTGATGGCTCTATTCGTGGCCGAATTTCTGACCGGGACCGTCATGCGCCATTATGGCAACGCAACCGGCCAGAACGTGCTGAACCCAATCACGTTCTTCATTCCGCTGCTCATCGGCGCCGGTGGTAACTGCGGTTCCCAGGTCACCACCACGATCACGCGCTCGCTCGCCGTGGGCGAAATCCGAACCTCTGACGTGTTGCTGGTGGTCCGGCGCGAACTCATGGTTGCAACCGTCATCGGCTTAACTCTTGGAATCTGCGGCTATATCCGTGCGGTGATGTGGAACTCCGGTGCATCGCTCTCGATGGTGGTGGGTCTCGCGCTACCCGCTATCGTGATCTGGGCAACGACAATTGGCTCGATGCTGCCGCTCGCTGCCAAGCGGGTGGGCATCGACCCCGCCGTGATGAGCGCGCCGTTCATTACCACCTTTGTCGACGCTACGGGCCTGATCATCTACTTTGAGATCGCCAAGCAGTTTCTAGGTCCCCACTTAGGCGCATGA
- the ttrB_1 gene encoding Tetrathionate reductase subunit B, which translates to MSDESYEMSRKEMLQTVGRSVLLIAAGVAGGAAAVTSLQNCRREMKLNASKKGAEYPGSPWYAMAIDIEKCIGCGLCVQACSVENNVPSGHFRTWIERYVVKKDGSVVITSPNGGMDGFEDEIDDADVERAYFVPKLCNHCDDSPCTQVCPVGATFETKEGVVLVDYDWCVGCRYCIQACPYGSRFWNPVKNTADKCTLCYHRLKQGKLPACVEVCPTGARIFGDLSDEKSPVSKFISENPTMVMKPHLKTEAKVRYKGLSKEVV; encoded by the coding sequence ATGAGCGACGAAAGTTATGAGATGAGCCGAAAGGAAATGCTCCAGACCGTCGGCAGGTCAGTCCTGTTGATTGCGGCCGGCGTAGCGGGAGGTGCGGCCGCGGTCACGTCCCTGCAGAACTGCCGCCGAGAGATGAAGCTCAACGCCAGCAAGAAGGGAGCCGAATACCCAGGATCGCCTTGGTATGCGATGGCGATCGATATCGAGAAGTGCATTGGCTGCGGACTGTGCGTTCAAGCGTGCTCGGTGGAAAACAATGTCCCTTCCGGCCATTTCCGAACCTGGATCGAGAGGTACGTGGTGAAGAAGGACGGATCCGTCGTGATTACCTCGCCAAACGGCGGGATGGACGGGTTCGAAGATGAAATTGACGACGCCGATGTGGAGCGGGCCTACTTTGTGCCAAAGCTTTGTAACCACTGTGATGATTCGCCCTGCACCCAGGTGTGCCCTGTGGGAGCAACATTCGAGACGAAGGAAGGGGTCGTCCTCGTCGATTACGACTGGTGCGTGGGCTGCCGATACTGCATCCAAGCCTGTCCATACGGATCCCGGTTCTGGAATCCCGTCAAGAACACAGCCGACAAGTGCACTCTGTGCTACCACCGGCTGAAGCAGGGCAAGTTGCCCGCGTGCGTCGAGGTGTGTCCGACCGGAGCCCGCATCTTTGGAGACCTCAGCGACGAGAAGAGCCCGGTTTCAAAGTTCATTAGCGAGAACCCGACGATGGTCATGAAGCCGCACTTGAAAACGGAGGCGAAAGTCCGATACAAAGGGCTTAGCAAGGAGGTTGTCTAG
- the proP gene encoding Proline/betaine transporter, producing the protein MMGQQAQQGIWKVIGASSAGTLIEWYDFYIFGSLATTLATQFFPKDNPTWALLSTLATFATGFVVRPFGAIVFGRLGDVVGRKTTFLLTLLLMGGSTFAIGLLPTYATAGVLAPALLLLLRLLQGLALGGEYGGAATYVAEHSPDGRRGFYTSFIQTTATLGLFVSLGVILLVSSGTTAAEFDSWGWRIPFLLSIVLVIFSYAIRRRMEESPMFARLKSEGKVSVNPLKESFGDPQNRKLVLLALFGATAGQGVVWYTGQFYALYFLQTVLKIDKAVAFQIVAIALLLGTPFFLVFGAWSDRIGRKPIILSGMVLAAAFYVPIYMGMTHAAGWNGTASVNPNVVLLSLLILVQVLFVTMVYGPIAAFLVELFPTRIRYTSLSVPYHIGNGIFGGLVPLISTALEKGTGNMYMGLAYPIGIALITACIGGFLIKEERNVRLWDEDNPSSEPS; encoded by the coding sequence ATGATGGGGCAGCAGGCGCAGCAGGGCATTTGGAAAGTCATCGGTGCAAGTTCGGCGGGAACGCTGATCGAGTGGTACGACTTTTATATCTTTGGCAGTCTGGCGACGACACTTGCGACCCAGTTTTTTCCAAAAGATAATCCGACCTGGGCCCTGCTTAGCACGTTGGCAACGTTCGCCACCGGCTTCGTGGTGCGGCCCTTTGGTGCAATAGTTTTTGGTCGCCTTGGCGACGTCGTCGGGCGCAAGACCACCTTTCTGTTGACCCTGTTGCTGATGGGCGGATCGACATTCGCCATTGGACTGCTGCCAACGTATGCGACGGCAGGGGTTCTGGCGCCGGCGCTGCTCCTACTTCTGCGGCTGCTCCAAGGCTTGGCTTTGGGCGGGGAGTATGGTGGCGCCGCTACTTATGTCGCCGAACACTCGCCGGATGGCCGGCGAGGCTTTTACACCTCGTTCATTCAGACCACGGCGACCCTCGGGCTTTTCGTCTCATTGGGCGTGATCCTGTTGGTGAGTTCGGGAACTACCGCGGCCGAATTCGACAGTTGGGGATGGCGCATTCCGTTCCTGCTCAGCATCGTGCTCGTGATCTTCAGCTATGCGATACGTCGCCGCATGGAAGAGTCGCCGATGTTCGCTCGATTGAAGTCGGAAGGAAAGGTCTCGGTCAATCCGCTGAAGGAAAGCTTCGGCGACCCCCAGAATCGAAAGTTGGTGCTCCTGGCCCTCTTCGGTGCAACGGCGGGACAGGGCGTCGTCTGGTACACGGGCCAATTCTATGCGCTGTATTTTCTGCAGACGGTACTCAAAATCGACAAAGCGGTTGCCTTTCAGATTGTCGCAATTGCGCTGCTGCTCGGAACCCCCTTCTTCCTGGTGTTTGGCGCATGGTCAGATCGCATTGGCCGGAAGCCGATCATCTTGTCGGGCATGGTCTTGGCGGCCGCCTTCTACGTTCCGATCTACATGGGGATGACTCATGCGGCGGGCTGGAACGGAACCGCGTCGGTCAACCCGAACGTGGTCCTGCTTTCTCTGTTGATCCTCGTCCAAGTTTTGTTCGTGACGATGGTCTACGGCCCGATCGCGGCCTTCCTGGTAGAGTTGTTTCCCACCCGCATTCGCTACACGTCGCTCAGCGTCCCCTACCACATCGGCAACGGCATTTTCGGCGGACTCGTGCCGCTCATCTCGACGGCTCTTGAAAAGGGCACGGGCAACATGTATATGGGATTGGCCTATCCCATCGGCATCGCCCTGATTACGGCCTGCATTGGCGGATTTCTCATTAAAGAGGAAAGGAACGTGCGGCTGTGGGACGAGGACAATCCGAGTTCAGAACCGTCTTGA
- the lptB_1 gene encoding Lipopolysaccharide export system ATP-binding protein LptB: protein MEPLPFASTTGGIRLSLLVLDHATIRFGGLVAVNDVSFALEKGDLFGLIGPNGAGKTTCFNLITGVYEPTSGLIQFQGKRLNGLPCHKIADMGIARTFQNIRLFPSLSVLENVVVGRMLRSKTSLASAMCYLPSAINETKSMRDEAMHYLEVLDIADVAHVRSADLPYGKQRRLEIARALATRPELLLLDEPAAGMNPQEKEDLLLTVRRLRDEFHKTVLVIEHDMKFVMNLCERIVVLDRGIEIAQGPPSAIRNDPKVIEAYLGEAV from the coding sequence GTGGAACCTCTTCCGTTCGCATCGACCACGGGAGGCATCCGCCTGAGCCTGCTCGTCCTCGATCATGCAACCATCAGGTTTGGCGGCCTGGTTGCCGTCAATGATGTGTCGTTCGCTTTGGAAAAGGGCGACCTCTTTGGCCTCATCGGGCCGAACGGCGCCGGCAAGACCACCTGCTTCAACTTGATCACAGGAGTCTATGAGCCCACTTCAGGACTTATCCAGTTTCAGGGCAAACGGCTAAACGGCCTTCCCTGTCATAAGATCGCGGACATGGGAATCGCCCGCACCTTCCAAAACATCCGATTGTTCCCTTCCCTCTCCGTGCTGGAAAACGTTGTGGTTGGACGGATGCTACGGTCCAAGACCAGCCTTGCCAGCGCGATGTGCTACCTTCCCTCGGCGATTAATGAGACCAAGTCCATGCGCGATGAAGCGATGCATTACTTGGAGGTCCTTGACATCGCCGATGTCGCTCACGTTCGCAGTGCCGACCTTCCCTACGGCAAGCAGCGCCGGCTGGAAATCGCCCGCGCTCTTGCGACTCGGCCCGAGCTACTTCTCCTCGATGAGCCAGCCGCAGGAATGAACCCGCAGGAAAAGGAAGACTTGCTTCTAACGGTGCGGCGGCTAAGGGACGAGTTTCATAAGACCGTCCTGGTTATCGAGCACGACATGAAGTTTGTTATGAACCTCTGCGAGCGCATCGTCGTTCTCGATCGGGGGATAGAAATCGCCCAGGGCCCCCCTTCGGCGATACGAAACGACCCGAAAGTCATTGAGGCCTACTTGGGCGAAGCCGTTTAG